The DNA segment TGGCCACTGAGCGCGTCTCGGCGGCGCCCAGGGACACTTGCAGGCCCGCGTCCCGGCGAGAGGGCGGCCCGGGCGCGGGGCTGGGCGCGCACGGCGCCCCCTGGAAGCTGAAGGCCGGGCCGCCCGCGCCGTCCTGCGGAGACATGGGGCTCACGGCCACCGACACGCAGGCCTGCGAGCCCGCCTGCGTGCCCGCGTCCTCGCGTGGCGGCGGGGCGCTCGCCTCCCACGACGGCACCTTGGTGAAGTTGTCGCGAGTCCGCggcccgggcggcggcggcgcgacCGCCTCCAGGCCGGGGCTTCTCTCGGCCCTGGCAGCCGCCGGGTCCTTCTGGACGAGGCTGGAGGCCTCGGAGCTGGGCAGTGACGCTGGCTCCACGCGGCCCCCGCCGTCTGCGGGAGAAGGAGCGGAGGAGTCACAGGGTTTGCCATCTGCCTGCCTGGAGGAGGCCTTCTCCAGAGTCAGGCTGTCCCCCTTCCCCGGGGATGGGGGCTCCCCCTTTCTTGGAGGCACAGAGTCAGTCTTGTCCAGGGCTACAGGCGCCACCTTCCCAGAGGCAATAGAGCCTGCTGATTCTGAGGATCCAGGATCCGGCTTCTCTGGGGCCAGTGGCTTCTCATTTGGAGAAGATTTAGCCTCTACTTTCCCTGCTGAGGAGGTGCCCTCCTGCCCAGAGGGTGTGGTTTCCGCTTTGCGCTCGGACTTGGATTCTGCTTTCCCGGAGGCCCTGGGATCCACCTTCGTGGAGTTCATAGGATTGCCCTTCTCGAGGGGCAGAGCATCCACCTTTCCCTCTGGGACAGCTTCTGCCTTTCCCGAGGATGCCCAGATTGTTTTTCCTAGGCTCGTGGGGGTCACCTTTCCTGTGGACTCGGAGTCTATGTCTCCGGGGAGAACAGCTTCTGGCTTTCCCTTGATCACAGGGTCTATTTTCCCTGAGGTGGGGGGATCAGCCTTCCCCAAGGCTGGGGGACCCACCTTTCCAGGGGCCAGGGGACCTGTCTTTTCCGAGGACAATGGGTCTGCTTTCCCCCTAGTCACTGCCTCAGCTCTTTCAGAGGAAGGAGGACCCATGGGACCAGAGGACGCAGAGTCTATCTTTCCTGATGATTCAGGATTTACTTTTCCAGGAGGTGATGTTTTTGTATTTCCCACAGAAATGGGAACCCCCTTTCTGGAGGGCACTAGGTCCTCCTTTCTTGAGGATGCAGTTTCTGTCTTTCCCACTAACATCAGTTCTGCCTGCACGGGAGACAAGGGCTCTGGCTTTCCTGAGGACACAGGATCCACTTttgccagagaaacagaacccacTTCGCCTGAAGACACGGGGTCCATATTTTTCAAAGACGTGGGCTCCACCTGTCCAGTGGACATGGTTTTTGTCATTCCCACAGACGTGGAGCCTTGCTTTCCTGAGGAGGCAGGGTCCATCTTTCCTAGGAACTGAGGGTCCTCTTTTGTGGAGGACATAATTTCTGTGTTTACCATAGATGCAGGATCTGTCATCCCCAAGTGAGTAGGATCCACCCTTCCTGATGGCCCCAGAGCCACTGTTCCAGGCATGATTTTGTCTGGTGACCCTGGAGTCAGCATTTCCAAGGACACAGGATCCGCGTTTGCTGAGAGCTTGGGATCTCTCTTTCCCAAAGCTACAAGATCTGTCTTTTCTGCAAGTGCAGGCCCCACCTCTTCTGAGGACACTCGAAGGTCTTTTCCTGAATACCTGGGCTCCTCCTTTCTTGGGAATACAGGATCCACTTTGCCCAAGgatccaggctcctccttccttaGGGACACTGTATCCATCTTGCTGGAGCACTGAGGATCCACCTTTCCCAAGGATCCAGGATCCTCTTTTCCTGGGGTCACAGGATCCTTCCTTCCAGAAGCCACAGAATCCCCTTTCCCTACGATTGTAGGCTCTGTCTTTCCTGTCAACATAGGATCTGCCTTCCTCAAGGACCCAGCATCTTCCTTTCCTATGGAAATAGAATCTACCTGTTTTGAAGACTTGGAATCCATATTCTCTAAGAACATCGGATTTCTGTTCTCTGAGGGTGAAGTATCAGTTTTCATTGAGGACACAGGCTCTGGCCTCCCAGAGAAGGTGGTTTCTGGTGTTCCTGAGATCAAGGCTCCTTGTGTCCCTAATGTCTCCTTGGTCGCTGCCCCTTGGGAAGGGATGTGGGTCATGGAGGGGTAGGCCACACTCCTGCCAGGGTCCTCAGAGCAGGacgccccttccccagccccactgGGGCTGCTGTGTCTAGAGTCCATGCTTGGGCTTTGGGCAGGGGTGTGCCTTGGGTGTGTAGGGATGGCCTTTTGCTGGGAGGGGCAGCAGTCCCTCATGGCCTGGctcccagcccccaggctcccaTCCTGTGGGCAGCAGAAGGCTGTGGGCTGGGGTCCTGGGGGGCTGGAGTCCTTTCGAAGCAGCTGGAGCCAGGCTGGGTCTTCAGCACTGCCCAATTGCCCTCATGACCATGCTTGGGCCCCAGGCTTCTGTCTGGTTCTGAAACATAGAAAGAGCAGACTCAGACTCAGAGGAGACCCAGTGGGAGGAGCCTCTATCCAGGCCTCTTCCCTCTCACTGTTTCTAACAGCCAGGCTTTCTTACCACATTCTCTACCTTTGTCTGATCCCCTCCTGTCCATAGGGTCTGGGCTAGTAAATGAAGCCAACCATACCATTTCCCGGCTTCATTGCTCCCATTGGCCCTCTGGATAAAGGCCAGGCTTCCTAAAAGGGCATTCAAGGCCCTTCACAACTTGGCCACAATCTAACTCTTCACCCTCCCTTTTCAGCCCACCCCATGCAACATGCTACCTAGAAGTTACGCTGTTCTTCTTTAGGCCATAtaccagatttttaaaatcttgaattAATTGGGATATTTTACATTAAACTTCTGTATTTCCCACTTCTGACTGATACTACCAGGATGCCTGGTCACAAATTCTGATGCCATAGGGGCCAGGTAGGTAATCTAATTGAGGGAAGCAGACTGGGTCCTAAACAGTAGGGAGTGGTCGGGACTAAGGCAAACTGGAGAGCACGTGCCCTGTCTAAAGGGGGGACCATACTCCATTAGCCAAGTACTGTCCTGGAGAAATGCATCCTGGTAGTATCAGTCAAAAGTGGGAAATACAGAAGTTTAATGTAAAATATCCCAATTAattcaagatttaaaaaatctgGTATTTGGGCCAAAGTATGTCTGTGGATCACCAGTTTATATCTGTGTAGGCCCTGGGGAAATGGGAATGGTTTACAATTGAGGAAAGGGCACAGTCTGAAATGTGTGTTTTCAAAGATTGCTTAGGGGTAGTGTGGAGGCTGGAGAGGAGGGGTTGGCCAATCATTTATTCAACCTCTCATGCATCCTGCTCTTCATTCATTTACCCAGCCCTTTTTCTGTGATGGTCTAGATGAGAGATGGTACGGCAAAGGTGGTGGGGATGAAGAGTTGGCAGCTTTGAGAGGTCCGAGGGAAACTGACAGGAACCAACTGGATGTAAGAGGTGATCATGGGGGTGGTCTGCAGGATTCTGACTAGGGTGGGGGTGTTGCTGGGCAAGACATCTGGGGAAAGGGAGAGTTGCATTTTGGACAAACTGAGTGTGTGGTACCTGGGGTACACCCAGGGAGAGGATCTGGCAGGCCGCTGGATCAGCATGCAATTCAGTTTTTTCATACACTCAGCAGCCAAGGCAAGCAGAGCTCTGATTCCCACAGACCTCTTCCTCCGGACATCTTCAAAGCCACACTGTAGTGCTCAGGCCAAGATCCCTCAACTTCTTCTCAAACCTTCCAGCCCAACATCCGAGCAAAACATAATGGATCTACCTTCAAATAAATCCAGAATTTGGCAACTATCCTGAGCCAAACCCACACCATCTCTGACTGGAATTATTCTTGCTTTATCCTTCACTCTATTTGTTtattctcaacacagcagccagagggatCTTAGTAAAATTCAAGGCAGACCTCCTTTGCCCAGAACCATGTAGTGTCCTCATTTCATGCAAtgtaaaaatgttagtcactcagctgtgtccaactctttgcaaccccacggactgtagcccgccaggctcttctgtccatggaattctccacgcaataatgctggagtgggtagccattcccttctccaggggatcttcccaacccagggattgaatctggatcccccaaattacaggcagattctttaccatctgtgccaccagggaaactcctcaCCATAGCCCACAAGTTCCTGCATTTTCTGGCCCTGTCACAGCTCTTGGTCTTGTCTCCTACTGCTCTCCCCTGATTTCTCTGCTTCAGCGACCCGTCTGCCCTGTTGGTCCCTGAACCTACTACCttggggcctttgcactggctgtctcctctctgcctgaaatgctttCGCTCCTAACATCTGCATCTCCCTGAAGCTTTCCCTGACACATCCAGTATAAAGTAGCCTCCTTTCCAACACTGGCTGATGCTCTCCTTCCCCCTTGCcttgctccatttttctttctggtacCTGTCTTCATCCTCAAATTGCATATGCTTGTTTATTGCCCATGATGTGTCTCTCCCATGAGAATGTCCGCTCCAGGAGTGTGGGGACTTTGCCATGTTAACTGATGTCGTCTCAGGGTTGAGAACAatgactggcacatagtaagcaagTGGTTTCCAATacatgtttgttaaataaatgactgaatgcCCTTTCTGTGACGTTGGTCCCACCATGCCACTCTTGGCTCAAAGCCCTCCTTGCTCTTTTAGGGGAAATAAATTGGTTGCAATCTTTTTGGAAGGACATTTATCAATATCAGACTAATGATGCATGAGAACATGGCTGGTAATGAGAAGAAAACCAGGAAGTGGGTTTGTAAAATGTGGGACAAACATATGGGAAACCCTCCACCCCCCACAGCTGTTAGAATGGGTGGAGTGATGAGGAAAGATGCTCAAGGCAAGTTAAGGAAAAAAACCAGGGGACAGCATGGCTAGTGGGTTCCTGTGAGTGTAGGCAAGGAAAAGGATAGATACACGTCTGTAggtttatttaaaaagagaaaatttctgGAAGGAAACCCATGAAACTTTTAGCAGTGATTGCCTTTGGGAAGCAAGACCAGAGATATCTGGAGATAGAAGAAACTGTTTTATTAATGCTGCTTTGCAATGCTTGAATTTTGATTATGTGTGCacgtattatttaaaaaaaaaaaacaggaaaaaaattttaaaaaaacagggaaaaagaaacttttaatgACTTCTTGTTATCTTTAgggtcaagtccaactctttaaTGTGCTTCTAAGCCCCTGTGTATTTACTCACTTGGTGGGCTTTATCTTTCATTATGCACTCCATCCCCCAcagcatgtgtacacacacacacacactcaaaactGCTTTGGGTTCAACCAGGGGTTCACATTCTCTCCCATCTTGGCCTCTACAACTTTCCTGCTGGGCTTTTATTAACTCTTCAGTTCTCAGTTTAAACGCCACCTCCTCCAATGACCTTCTTTGCCTACCACCTTCCTCAG comes from the Bubalus kerabau isolate K-KA32 ecotype Philippines breed swamp buffalo chromosome 1, PCC_UOA_SB_1v2, whole genome shotgun sequence genome and includes:
- the GPRIN1 gene encoding G protein-regulated inducer of neurite outgrowth 1, with protein sequence MKPGNGQLGSAEDPAWLQLLRKDSSPPGPQPTAFCCPQDGSLGAGSQAMRDCCPSQQKAIPTHPRHTPAQSPSMDSRHSSPSGAGEGASCSEDPGRSVAYPSMTHIPSQGAATKETLGTQGALISGTPETTFSGRPEPVSSMKTDTSPSENRNPMFLENMDSKSSKQVDSISIGKEDAGSLRKADPMLTGKTEPTIVGKGDSVASGRKDPVTPGKEDPGSLGKVDPQCSSKMDTVSLRKEEPGSLGKVDPVFPRKEEPRYSGKDLRVSSEEVGPALAEKTDLVALGKRDPKLSANADPVSLEMLTPGSPDKIMPGTVALGPSGRVDPTHLGMTDPASMVNTEIMSSTKEDPQFLGKMDPASSGKQGSTSVGMTKTMSTGQVEPTSLKNMDPVSSGEVGSVSLAKVDPVSSGKPEPLSPVQAELMLVGKTETASSRKEDLVPSRKGVPISVGNTKTSPPGKVNPESSGKIDSASSGPMGPPSSERAEAVTRGKADPLSSEKTGPLAPGKVGPPALGKADPPTSGKIDPVIKGKPEAVLPGDIDSESTGKVTPTSLGKTIWASSGKAEAVPEGKVDALPLEKGNPMNSTKVDPRASGKAESKSERKAETTPSGQEGTSSAGKVEAKSSPNEKPLAPEKPDPGSSESAGSIASGKVAPVALDKTDSVPPRKGEPPSPGKGDSLTLEKASSRQADGKPCDSSAPSPADGGGRVEPASLPSSEASSLVQKDPAAARAERSPGLEAVAPPPPGPRTRDNFTKVPSWEASAPPPREDAGTQAGSQACVSVAVSPMSPQDGAGGPAFSFQGAPCAPSPAPGPPSRRDAGLQVSLGAAETRSVATGPMTPQAAAPPAFPEVRVRPGSALAAAAAPPEAVEPVRDVSWDEKGMTWEVYGAAMEVEVLGMAIQKHLERQIEEHGRQGAPAPPPPAARPGPGRAGSVRTAPPEGAAKRPPGLFRALLQSVRRPRCCSRAGPTAE